Proteins encoded within one genomic window of Stigmatopora argus isolate UIUO_Sarg chromosome 21, RoL_Sarg_1.0, whole genome shotgun sequence:
- the LOC144066992 gene encoding uncharacterized protein LOC144066992: MHFMTLLQQRLRFLTVLRKQQGNTNLQRVINTAQKIINCPLPTLSSIYKSQCLRREIIKDNTHPGFHHFNLLPQGHNSQDKQTQGQFLPKSRHHTQLKFCT, translated from the coding sequence CAGCAGAGGCTGCGTTTCCTGACAGTACTCAGGAAGCAGCAAGGaaacaccaacctgcagagggtcatcaacacagcccaaaagatcatcaactgccccctacccaccctgtccagcatctacaaatcccagtGCCTAAGAAGGGagatcataaaagacaatacacatcctggtttccaccacttcaacctgctgccccagggccataacagccaagacaaacagactcaaggacagtttctccccaagagccgtcaccatactcaactcaagttctgcacctag